A genomic segment from Mycobacteriales bacterium encodes:
- a CDS encoding thiolase family protein, giving the protein MNETAAYLVGGVRTPIGRYGGVLASVRPDDLAALVVRAALTRAGVPDDAVDEVVLGAANQAGEDNRNVARMAVLLAGLPDSTPGYTVNRLCASGLQAIVAAAQAIRSGEADVVVAGGVESMTRAPWVMAKPGTPWARPGEVFDSSLGWRFVNPRMRELDGGKATISMGETAEEVAALDGITREDSDAFALQSHERAVAAAKDGRFDAELCAVETKAGTIAVDEGPRADTSLEQLAKLKPAFREGGIVTAGSSSPLSDGAAAVVVASEAAVRRHNLTPRARVVATASGAVPPSTMGLGPVVATTKALDRAGWSASDLGAVELNEAFAVQVLACVRRLSLDPGTVNLDGGAIALGHPLGCSGARVTVTLLGRMEREQAARGLATLCVGVGQGLAMLVERP; this is encoded by the coding sequence TGACCCGGGCCGGCGTCCCGGATGACGCCGTCGACGAGGTCGTGCTGGGCGCGGCGAACCAGGCCGGCGAGGACAACCGCAACGTGGCGAGGATGGCTGTGCTGCTCGCCGGCCTGCCGGACTCGACGCCCGGATACACCGTCAACCGGCTGTGCGCGAGCGGGCTGCAGGCCATCGTCGCGGCGGCGCAGGCAATCCGGTCCGGCGAGGCGGATGTCGTTGTCGCCGGCGGTGTGGAGTCGATGACCCGCGCACCGTGGGTCATGGCGAAGCCCGGCACCCCGTGGGCGCGACCGGGCGAGGTGTTCGACAGCTCGCTCGGGTGGCGGTTCGTCAATCCGCGGATGCGCGAGCTCGACGGCGGCAAGGCAACGATCTCGATGGGCGAGACCGCGGAGGAGGTTGCCGCGCTGGACGGCATCACCCGCGAGGACTCCGATGCGTTTGCGCTGCAATCGCACGAACGTGCAGTGGCTGCCGCCAAGGACGGCCGGTTCGACGCCGAGCTCTGCGCGGTCGAGACCAAGGCGGGGACGATCGCCGTCGACGAGGGGCCGCGCGCCGACACCAGCCTGGAGCAGCTCGCCAAGCTCAAGCCCGCGTTCCGCGAGGGCGGGATCGTCACGGCCGGCTCGTCCTCGCCGCTGTCCGACGGCGCTGCCGCGGTCGTCGTTGCGAGCGAAGCCGCCGTCCGCCGGCACAACCTCACGCCTCGGGCGCGAGTGGTCGCTACCGCTTCGGGCGCGGTGCCGCCGTCGACCATGGGCCTCGGTCCGGTGGTGGCGACGACGAAGGCGTTGGACCGGGCGGGGTGGTCGGCATCGGATCTCGGTGCGGTCGAGCTCAACGAGGCATTCGCCGTACAGGTGCTTGCCTGCGTCCGGCGGCTGAGCCTCGATCCCGGCACCGTGAACCTCGACGGCGGTGCGATCGCGCTCGGCCACCCGCTCGGCTGCTCGGGCGCCCGGGTCACGGTGACGCTGCTCGGCCGGATGGAGCGTGAGCAGGCCGCTCGCGGTCTTGCCACCTTGTGCGTCGGCGTCGGGCAGGGCCTGGCGATGCTCGTCGAACGACCGTAG